In Clostridium sporogenes, one genomic interval encodes:
- a CDS encoding AraC family transcriptional regulator, whose protein sequence is MDINIEMIPSYKIAYVRRTGPYGSENVQIMEQLKNWAREKNLFNENSIILGIAQDNPKFTESKDCRYDTCLVVLDEFKVDNKYINFGKTIGGKYCVFKISHTVDAMQKAWMEIFSELSKKNYEFDDRRPIFERYVMKMINKHYCEICVPIL, encoded by the coding sequence ATGGATATTAATATTGAAATGATACCATCATATAAAATTGCTTATGTACGAAGAACAGGTCCTTACGGTTCAGAGAATGTGCAAATAATGGAACAATTAAAAAATTGGGCTAGAGAAAAAAACTTATTTAATGAAAATTCAATTATATTAGGAATAGCCCAAGATAACCCTAAATTCACAGAATCTAAAGATTGTCGTTATGATACATGTTTAGTTGTTTTGGATGAATTCAAGGTTGATAATAAGTATATTAATTTTGGAAAAACTATCGGTGGGAAATATTGCGTATTTAAAATAAGTCATACGGTAGATGCTATGCAAAAAGCATGGATGGAGATATTTTCGGAGTTATCAAAAAAAAATTATGAATTTGATGATAGAAGACCTATTTTTGAACGATATGTAATGAAGATGATAAATAAGCATTATTGTGAAATTTGCGTACCAATATTATAA
- a CDS encoding hydrogenase maturation nickel metallochaperone HypA: MHEVGIMIEVIKNVENFARINRLTKIDTLVLQIGELSSVIPRYIEACYPAAVDGTLLQDTKLKIEILPGNAICKKCNKVFNLIENSNKCPNCVSKDWEILCGKEFMIKEIVAC, translated from the coding sequence TTGCATGAAGTTGGAATTATGATTGAAGTCATTAAAAATGTTGAAAATTTTGCAAGAATAAATAGATTAACCAAAATAGATACATTAGTTCTTCAGATTGGTGAGCTCTCATCGGTAATTCCGAGATACATTGAAGCATGTTACCCAGCTGCAGTTGATGGTACATTATTGCAAGATACAAAACTAAAAATTGAGATACTACCAGGCAATGCTATTTGTAAAAAGTGTAATAAAGTCTTTAATCTTATTGAGAATAGTAATAAATGCCCAAATTGCGTAAGTAAAGATTGGGAGATACTATGTGGAAAAGAGTTTATGATTAAGGAAATCGTTGCTTGCTAA